In Enterobacter sp. 638, a single window of DNA contains:
- the fbpC gene encoding ferric ABC transporter ATP-binding protein — MTQKHFVELRNVTKRFGNNTVIENINLAIPQGQMVTLLGPSGCGKTTVLRLVAGLEKPTEGQILIDGEDVTHRSIQQRDICMVFQSYALFPHMSLGENVGYGLKMLGVSRSEMKTRVKEALAMVDLDGFEDRYVDQISGGQQQRVALARALILKPKVLLFDEPLSNLDANLRRSMRDKIRELQKQFNITSLYVTHDQSEAFAVSDTVLVMNKGNIMQIGSPQDLYRQPASRFMASFMGDANLFPARFSEDFVEIHGYRLPRPLHFASEGTGSVGVRPEAITLSEHGEESQRCVIRHVAYMGPQYEVIVNWHGQEILLQVNATRLQPNEGDNYYLEIHPYGMFVLADAA, encoded by the coding sequence ATGACTCAGAAACATTTCGTTGAACTGCGCAATGTCACCAAGCGCTTTGGTAACAACACCGTTATCGAGAATATTAATCTGGCGATTCCACAGGGGCAGATGGTGACGCTGCTCGGCCCGTCGGGCTGCGGTAAAACCACCGTGCTGCGTCTGGTCGCGGGGCTGGAAAAACCGACCGAGGGGCAGATTTTAATCGACGGCGAAGACGTGACGCATCGGTCCATTCAGCAGCGTGATATCTGCATGGTGTTCCAGTCTTACGCCCTGTTCCCGCACATGTCGCTGGGCGAGAACGTGGGGTACGGCCTGAAAATGCTCGGCGTATCGCGCAGCGAAATGAAAACCCGCGTCAAAGAAGCGCTGGCGATGGTGGATCTGGACGGCTTTGAAGATCGATACGTCGACCAGATCTCCGGCGGGCAGCAGCAGCGCGTGGCGCTGGCCCGTGCGCTGATCCTCAAACCGAAAGTGCTGCTATTCGATGAGCCGCTGAGCAACCTCGACGCCAACCTGAGGCGCAGCATGCGTGACAAAATTCGCGAGCTGCAAAAGCAGTTCAACATCACGTCGCTGTATGTGACCCACGATCAGAGCGAGGCGTTTGCGGTGTCCGACACCGTGCTGGTGATGAACAAAGGCAACATTATGCAGATTGGCTCGCCGCAGGATCTGTATCGCCAGCCCGCATCGCGCTTTATGGCGAGCTTTATGGGCGATGCCAACCTGTTCCCGGCACGCTTTAGCGAGGATTTCGTGGAGATCCACGGCTACCGCCTGCCGCGCCCACTGCACTTTGCCAGCGAAGGAACGGGATCGGTTGGCGTGCGTCCGGAAGCGATCACCCTGAGCGAGCACGGCGAAGAGAGCCAGCGCTGCGTGATTCGTCATGTGGCGTATATGGGACCGCAGTATGAGGTGATTGTGAACTGGCACGGCCAGGAGATTTTGTTGCAGGTGAACGCCACGCGCCTGCAGCCGAACGAAGGCGATAATTATTACCTCGAGATCCACCCGTACGGCATGTTTGTGCTGGCGGATGCAGCCTAG
- a CDS encoding response regulator transcription factor, with amino-acid sequence MIKVVLVDDHVVVRSGFAQLLNLEEDLIVEGQYGSAAEAWPALSRNDIDVAVMDVAMPDENGLSLLKRLRQQRPGFRAIILSIYDTPAFVQSALDAGASGYLTKRCGPEELVQAVRSVGMGGHYLCADAVKALRGGQPVSKVLDVLTPREREVFDLLVKGESVKAIAFTLELSHKTVHVHRANVLGKLQCSSTIELVHFALDNQLLTGH; translated from the coding sequence ATGATCAAAGTGGTGCTGGTGGACGACCACGTGGTGGTCCGATCTGGATTCGCTCAGCTGTTAAATCTGGAAGAGGATCTGATCGTCGAAGGCCAATACGGCAGCGCTGCCGAAGCGTGGCCAGCCTTGTCACGTAACGATATTGACGTCGCGGTGATGGACGTCGCCATGCCCGACGAAAATGGTCTCAGTCTGCTGAAACGCCTGCGTCAGCAGCGCCCCGGCTTTCGCGCCATCATTCTCAGTATTTATGATACTCCGGCGTTTGTGCAGAGCGCGCTCGACGCGGGCGCCAGTGGATACCTCACCAAACGCTGCGGGCCAGAAGAGCTGGTCCAGGCCGTACGCTCCGTCGGGATGGGCGGACATTATCTTTGCGCCGATGCGGTCAAAGCCCTGCGCGGCGGCCAGCCCGTATCCAAAGTGCTCGATGTACTGACTCCGCGCGAGCGCGAAGTGTTCGACCTGCTGGTGAAAGGTGAAAGCGTCAAAGCCATCGCCTTTACGCTCGAACTGAGCCACAAAACGGTACACGTGCATCGCGCCAATGTGCTGGGGAAATTGCAGTGCAGCAGCACCATCGAACTGGTGCATTTCGCTCTCGACAATCAGCTGCTGACGGGCCACTGA
- a CDS encoding ABC transporter substrate-binding protein — translation MKTTLLSTLIASGIALATLTGAAQAKGRLVVYCSATNEMCETETKAFGDKYDVKTSFIRNGSGSTLAKVDAEKKNPQADVWYGGTLDPQSQAGEMGLLQPYKSKNLEQIMENFRDPAKVKGNLSSAVYVGILGFGVNTQRLKEKNLPVPKCWKDLTKPEYKGEIQIADPQSSGTAYTALATFVQLWGEDQAFDYLKQLNSNVSQYTKSGIAPARNAARGETAIGIGFLHDYSLEKEQGAPLELISPCEGTGYEIGGVSILKGARNEENAKLFVDWVLSKEAQELAWKKGKSYQILTNTTAETSPNSLKLDDLKLISYDMDKYGSTDVRKALINKWVSDVKMGK, via the coding sequence ATGAAAACAACTCTCCTCTCTACCCTCATTGCTTCTGGGATCGCGCTGGCCACCTTGACGGGTGCCGCGCAGGCTAAAGGCCGTCTGGTGGTGTATTGCAGCGCCACCAACGAAATGTGTGAAACCGAAACCAAAGCCTTTGGCGATAAGTACGACGTCAAAACCTCGTTTATCCGCAACGGCTCCGGCAGCACGCTGGCGAAAGTCGATGCCGAGAAGAAAAACCCGCAAGCTGACGTCTGGTACGGCGGCACGCTGGACCCGCAATCACAGGCCGGTGAAATGGGCCTGTTGCAGCCGTATAAATCGAAAAATCTTGAGCAGATCATGGAGAACTTCCGCGATCCGGCCAAAGTAAAAGGCAACCTGTCTTCAGCGGTGTACGTCGGGATTTTAGGCTTTGGCGTCAACACCCAGCGCCTGAAAGAGAAAAACCTGCCGGTACCCAAATGCTGGAAAGATCTGACCAAGCCGGAATACAAAGGCGAGATCCAGATTGCCGATCCGCAAAGTTCCGGCACGGCGTATACCGCACTGGCGACCTTCGTGCAGCTGTGGGGCGAAGATCAGGCGTTCGATTACCTGAAACAGCTGAACAGCAACGTGTCGCAGTACACCAAATCCGGTATCGCCCCGGCACGTAACGCCGCGCGCGGTGAAACCGCCATCGGGATTGGTTTCCTGCACGATTACTCGCTGGAAAAAGAACAAGGCGCACCGCTGGAGCTGATTTCACCGTGCGAAGGCACCGGGTATGAAATCGGCGGCGTGAGCATTCTGAAAGGCGCGCGTAACGAAGAAAACGCGAAGCTGTTTGTGGATTGGGTACTGTCGAAAGAGGCCCAGGAGCTGGCATGGAAGAAAGGCAAATCCTACCAAATCCTGACCAACACCACGGCAGAAACCTCACCGAACTCGCTGAAGCTCGACGACCTGAAATTGATCAGCTACGACATGGATAAGTACGGCTCAACGGATGTGCGCAAGGCACTGATCAACAAATGGGTCAGCGACGTGAAGATGGGTAAATAA
- a CDS encoding type VI secretion system tube protein Hcp, translating to MSLPAYLFLYDENGMQIPGDCMALGREGAIEIMNSSYGVRQPVDSNTGSMTGCRQHSPVVIHKQLDKTSPFFAIAVCEQKRFQKAVLKYYEIVEAGIEVEIYNITLEGVVVSAVDFTHVYYPGSSTPNMHEVVGLRFRGIEWNYVRGNIKYDDAWMKPAPKNKQTA from the coding sequence ATGTCACTACCCGCTTATTTATTTCTTTATGATGAAAATGGAATGCAAATCCCAGGAGATTGCATGGCTTTAGGCCGTGAGGGTGCTATAGAAATTATGAATAGTAGTTACGGTGTTAGGCAGCCAGTAGACAGCAATACAGGAAGCATGACAGGCTGTAGACAACATAGCCCTGTAGTCATTCATAAACAACTTGATAAAACCAGCCCTTTCTTTGCTATCGCCGTGTGTGAGCAAAAGAGATTTCAAAAAGCGGTTCTTAAATACTATGAAATAGTAGAAGCAGGAATAGAAGTTGAGATTTATAACATTACGCTAGAAGGTGTTGTCGTTTCTGCTGTGGATTTCACTCATGTTTACTATCCTGGCAGTTCAACTCCGAATATGCATGAAGTCGTGGGGCTTAGATTTCGAGGTATTGAATGGAATTATGTAAGAGGAAATATTAAATATGATGACGCATGGATGAAACCAGCACCGAAAAATAAACAGACCGCCTAA
- the uhpC gene encoding MFS transporter family glucose-6-phosphate receptor UhpC, producing MHALSAEEITQRYRAIRPRLLLCMAIGYAAFYLTRKSVNYVLPALQMDLGLSKSDIGLIGSLFYLSYGLSKFAAGLWHDSHGQRAFMGIGLLATGVLNVLFTFSDSFPLLLFIWTLNGFFQGWGWPPCARLLTHWYSRNERGFWWGCWNTSINIGGAIIPLICAFAAHLWGWQAAMLTPGIISIVLGIWLTTQLRGTPQEEGLPTVGEWRNDPLELRQEQHSPPMGLWQMLRTTMLQNPMIWLLGASYVLVYLIRIALNDWGNIWLSESHGVNLLSANATVMLFEVGGLLGALFAGWGSDLLFSGQRAPMILLFTLGLMVSVAALWLAPVHHYALLAMCFFTVGFFVFGPQMLIGLAAVECGHKQAAGSITGFLGVFAYLGAALAGWPLSLVIEHYGWSGMFSLLSIAAVLMGLLLMPLLMSGITASRSHITS from the coding sequence ATGCACGCACTGTCTGCTGAAGAGATTACTCAACGCTATCGGGCGATACGCCCACGATTGCTGTTGTGCATGGCCATCGGGTACGCCGCGTTTTACCTGACGCGCAAGAGCGTGAATTACGTGTTACCCGCGCTGCAAATGGATTTGGGGCTGAGTAAAAGCGATATCGGGCTGATCGGTTCGCTGTTTTATCTGAGCTACGGGCTGTCGAAATTTGCCGCCGGTCTGTGGCATGACAGCCACGGGCAGCGGGCGTTTATGGGTATCGGCCTACTGGCAACCGGCGTGCTGAACGTGCTGTTTACGTTTAGCGATTCGTTCCCGCTGCTGTTGTTTATCTGGACGCTGAACGGCTTCTTTCAGGGATGGGGATGGCCGCCGTGCGCCCGATTGCTCACCCACTGGTATTCGCGCAACGAGCGCGGCTTCTGGTGGGGCTGCTGGAATACCTCCATCAATATTGGTGGCGCGATTATTCCATTGATATGTGCCTTTGCCGCCCATCTTTGGGGCTGGCAGGCAGCGATGCTGACACCGGGGATCATCAGCATTGTGCTCGGCATTTGGCTGACCACGCAGCTGCGGGGAACACCGCAGGAAGAGGGTCTGCCGACGGTCGGGGAGTGGCGCAACGATCCGCTGGAGTTGCGCCAGGAACAGCATAGCCCGCCGATGGGGCTGTGGCAGATGTTACGCACGACGATGCTGCAAAACCCGATGATCTGGCTGCTCGGCGCATCGTACGTGCTGGTGTATCTGATCCGAATTGCGCTGAACGACTGGGGCAATATCTGGCTGTCAGAAAGCCACGGCGTGAATCTGTTGAGCGCCAACGCCACGGTGATGCTGTTTGAAGTGGGCGGTTTACTGGGCGCGCTGTTCGCCGGTTGGGGTTCGGACCTGCTGTTTAGCGGCCAGCGTGCGCCGATGATTTTGCTGTTCACGCTGGGATTGATGGTTTCCGTTGCCGCGCTGTGGCTGGCACCGGTTCACCACTACGCCCTGCTGGCGATGTGCTTTTTTACCGTCGGATTTTTTGTGTTTGGCCCGCAAATGCTGATCGGCCTTGCTGCCGTGGAGTGCGGGCACAAACAGGCAGCAGGCTCGATTACCGGTTTTCTCGGCGTGTTTGCCTATCTGGGGGCGGCGCTGGCCGGGTGGCCGCTGTCGTTGGTTATCGAACATTACGGCTGGTCGGGGATGTTCAGTTTGCTCTCGATTGCCGCCGTACTGATGGGTTTATTGCTGATGCCGCTGCTGATGTCGGGCATCACCGCTTCTCGCAGTCACATAACGTCCTAA
- a CDS encoding iron ABC transporter permease: MSHTLALHPAKKRDAVFLWVLLGWLAFALLPSWSLDYGLLESTRDEILDAYSWSHFNVSWLWYLLPSLLLVRPFSEAKREQISRHYIDAGWALLCMAFIVISATVEGRGLGYASIVLFVALGAIMTLALTRLEWLGGDRFVIASLITIVALIGIFIVWPSIAIFIPMFTTDTGEFAPLAFMTVLSQAHIVQVIINSIVLSIAVGIGCTFFGLVLAIYTTRIAKRSAIIGRIFSILPIVTPPFVVGLGVTLMMGRSGYITELMVDWFGLTNTNWLYGFTGIWLAQVLAFTPMAFMILDGAIKTIHPSLEEASYTLRASRWQTFNGVFVPLLKPALANAFLIVIVQSLADFSNPLVLGGNFDVLATQIYFYITGSQLDYQAASTLGAFLLVFSLLVFCIQYMWIGKRSYVTVSGKSYRGDVQPLPVTLVWGVVALLSIWIAFNALLYGSIFYGSFTVNWGVDYTLTLDNFIKLFGQGMSDGAWPSLLDTLLYAGIAAPITAGFGLLIAWVVVRQQFRGKKTIEFTTMLCFAVPGTVAGVSYILAFNSAPVYLTGTAAIVIISMVMRNVPVGIRAGIAGLGQIDKSLDEASLSLRAGSFRTITHILLPLLRPAILSALIYSFVRAITTVSAIVFLVTPDTRVATAYILNRVEDGEYGVAIAYGSLLIVVMLAIIFLFDWLIGESRTSRSKAKNQA, from the coding sequence ATGTCACACACATTAGCTCTCCATCCCGCCAAAAAACGGGATGCGGTATTCCTTTGGGTTTTACTTGGCTGGCTGGCGTTTGCCCTGCTGCCAAGCTGGAGCCTGGATTACGGCCTGCTGGAGTCGACGCGCGACGAAATCCTCGACGCCTACAGCTGGTCACATTTCAACGTTAGCTGGCTGTGGTATTTACTGCCGAGCCTGCTGCTGGTGCGTCCGTTCAGTGAAGCGAAACGCGAACAGATTAGCCGCCATTATATTGATGCGGGATGGGCGCTGCTGTGTATGGCGTTTATCGTCATCAGCGCCACGGTCGAAGGACGCGGGTTAGGTTACGCGTCTATCGTGCTGTTCGTCGCGCTTGGGGCGATCATGACGCTGGCGCTGACGCGACTCGAGTGGCTGGGCGGCGATCGCTTTGTAATTGCTTCTCTGATAACCATCGTCGCCCTGATCGGCATCTTTATCGTCTGGCCAAGCATCGCCATTTTCATTCCGATGTTCACCACCGATACGGGCGAATTTGCGCCGCTGGCCTTTATGACGGTGCTGTCGCAGGCGCATATCGTTCAGGTCATTATCAACTCGATTGTGCTGTCGATTGCCGTCGGTATCGGCTGTACGTTCTTCGGGTTGGTGTTGGCGATCTACACCACCCGCATCGCCAAACGCAGCGCCATCATTGGGCGTATCTTCTCGATTCTGCCGATCGTCACCCCGCCGTTTGTGGTGGGCCTGGGCGTGACGCTGATGATGGGCCGCTCCGGCTACATCACCGAGCTGATGGTGGATTGGTTTGGCCTAACCAACACCAACTGGCTGTACGGGTTCACCGGTATCTGGCTGGCGCAGGTGCTGGCCTTTACGCCGATGGCGTTCATGATCCTCGACGGGGCCATCAAAACCATTCATCCGTCGCTGGAAGAGGCGTCGTATACCCTGCGCGCCAGCCGCTGGCAGACCTTTAACGGCGTGTTTGTGCCGTTGCTGAAACCCGCGCTGGCAAACGCCTTCCTGATTGTTATCGTGCAGTCGCTGGCCGATTTCAGTAACCCGCTGGTGCTGGGCGGTAACTTCGACGTACTCGCCACGCAAATCTACTTCTATATCACCGGCTCGCAGCTGGATTATCAGGCCGCCAGTACGCTTGGCGCGTTCCTGCTGGTCTTCTCGCTGCTGGTGTTCTGCATTCAGTACATGTGGATCGGCAAGCGGTCTTACGTGACCGTGTCGGGCAAATCCTACCGTGGCGACGTGCAGCCGCTGCCGGTGACGCTGGTCTGGGGCGTGGTGGCGCTGTTGTCCATCTGGATCGCCTTTAACGCCCTGCTCTACGGCAGCATTTTCTACGGCAGCTTTACGGTGAACTGGGGCGTGGATTACACCCTGACGCTAGATAACTTTATCAAGCTGTTCGGCCAGGGCATGAGCGACGGGGCGTGGCCTTCACTGCTCGATACGCTGCTGTACGCCGGGATCGCCGCACCGATCACCGCCGGTTTTGGCCTGCTGATCGCCTGGGTGGTTGTGCGCCAGCAGTTCCGTGGCAAAAAGACTATCGAGTTCACCACCATGCTGTGCTTTGCCGTGCCAGGCACCGTGGCGGGCGTGTCGTACATTCTGGCCTTTAACAGCGCGCCGGTTTACCTCACGGGAACCGCCGCGATTGTGATTATCTCGATGGTGATGCGTAACGTGCCGGTGGGCATTCGCGCCGGGATCGCGGGACTGGGGCAGATCGACAAATCGCTGGATGAAGCATCGCTTAGCCTGCGCGCCGGAAGCTTCAGGACCATCACGCATATTCTGCTGCCGCTACTGCGCCCGGCGATTCTGTCGGCGCTGATTTACAGCTTCGTGCGCGCCATTACCACCGTAAGCGCCATTGTGTTCCTCGTCACGCCGGATACCCGCGTGGCAACGGCCTACATTCTGAACCGCGTGGAAGACGGCGAATACGGCGTGGCGATTGCCTACGGCTCGCTCCTGATCGTGGTCATGCTGGCGATCATTTTCCTCTTTGACTGGCTGATCGGTGAATCTCGCACTTCCCGTTCAAAAGCCAAAAACCAGGCGTAA
- a CDS encoding putative T6SS immunity periplasmic lipoprotein: MKILLTLPFILILTGCPGGGKPASIQRSVFMQGNTICFSIYKKDILERYSIYYWPNKKYTVLKATDKISSSYPDTCVNVKLPKGYKYDIAYSLNGISYSDSFFIDNDGNR; this comes from the coding sequence GTGAAAATATTACTAACATTACCTTTCATTCTTATCCTTACAGGTTGCCCTGGTGGAGGAAAACCAGCATCTATCCAACGCAGTGTCTTTATGCAAGGAAATACCATCTGCTTTTCTATATATAAAAAAGATATTCTAGAACGTTATAGTATTTACTATTGGCCTAATAAAAAATACACCGTTTTGAAAGCAACTGATAAAATTTCATCATCATATCCTGACACATGCGTTAACGTTAAATTACCAAAGGGATATAAATATGATATTGCATATAGTTTAAATGGGATCAGTTATTCTGATTCGTTCTTCATTGACAACGATGGGAACCGCTAA
- a CDS encoding MASE1 domain-containing protein — MRRSVRHIILSLFIMLAWGTGWLMLWTLSFYLTHNGQQAALFLPQGVYLALLILLSRRFWPALILSTLVAIGWLHSEQLLTRDEMLAVPLIGTAAAWLTQRYWHRFPLYWQRLSLLIAAVTFNALLQTLLLSPFLESPGTLLLLASFTGGVLLTPFVYLVFEFLRQQHRYHLLGLDTSNPPLRTSLIIWCSLFFIIGIGTQMVLSPALERLLLIVVFLPNVVMAWKFGWQGGVLSGLLGSMMITIARQVGVGFTDLMELEIFLATQSLLGIGLGIAISRQQQLALNLDHYRRRLETELQARRALTEKLIHTEEDTRKHLARELHDEIGQNITAIQIQSQLVKRAGDTPLAVEAAGQINELARRIHHSTRQLLRQLRPPVLDELSLKEALHHLVNEFAFAERGITCRFDYQLPAPPENETLVFTLYRLLQELLNNVSKHADASEVTIVLRQQENRLHLEVADNGGGISPENAPGFGIQGMRERVHALGGEFTLSSHAGTRVIVNLPTILQQTLH; from the coding sequence ATGCGGCGCTCCGTGCGGCACATTATCCTCTCGCTGTTCATTATGCTGGCCTGGGGCACCGGCTGGCTGATGCTGTGGACGCTCAGTTTTTATCTGACGCACAACGGCCAACAGGCCGCGCTGTTCCTGCCGCAGGGCGTGTACCTGGCGCTGCTGATTTTGCTGTCGCGCCGCTTCTGGCCGGCGTTAATTCTGTCGACTCTCGTTGCCATCGGGTGGTTGCACAGCGAACAGCTCCTGACCCGCGACGAGATGCTGGCGGTTCCGCTGATTGGGACGGCCGCCGCCTGGCTGACGCAACGCTACTGGCACCGTTTCCCGCTGTACTGGCAGCGTCTATCCCTGCTGATTGCGGCGGTGACGTTCAACGCGCTGCTGCAAACGTTGCTGCTGTCACCGTTTCTGGAAAGCCCCGGCACGCTTCTGCTGCTGGCCTCTTTTACCGGCGGGGTGTTGCTCACGCCGTTTGTCTATCTGGTGTTTGAGTTTTTGCGCCAGCAGCATCGCTACCATTTGCTCGGGCTGGACACCAGCAATCCACCGCTGCGCACCTCGCTTATCATCTGGTGCAGCCTGTTTTTTATCATCGGGATCGGCACGCAAATGGTGCTCTCCCCCGCCCTTGAGCGCCTGCTGCTGATTGTGGTGTTTCTGCCAAACGTGGTGATGGCGTGGAAGTTTGGCTGGCAGGGCGGCGTGCTGTCTGGGCTGCTGGGCAGCATGATGATCACCATCGCGCGCCAGGTTGGCGTGGGGTTTACCGATCTGATGGAGCTGGAGATTTTCCTCGCCACCCAGTCGTTGCTCGGGATTGGCCTGGGGATCGCCATCAGCCGTCAGCAGCAGCTGGCGCTGAATCTTGACCACTATCGTCGTCGACTGGAGACCGAACTTCAGGCCCGGCGAGCGCTCACCGAAAAGCTGATCCACACCGAAGAAGATACCCGCAAGCATCTGGCCCGCGAGCTGCACGACGAGATCGGCCAGAACATTACCGCCATTCAAATTCAGTCTCAGCTGGTCAAGCGCGCGGGCGATACCCCGCTGGCGGTTGAGGCGGCCGGGCAGATCAACGAACTGGCGCGGCGGATTCATCACTCGACCCGCCAGCTGCTGCGCCAGCTGCGCCCGCCCGTGCTTGACGAACTGTCGCTGAAAGAGGCGCTGCATCATCTGGTCAACGAATTTGCCTTTGCCGAGCGCGGGATTACCTGTCGGTTTGACTATCAGCTGCCCGCGCCACCGGAAAATGAAACCCTGGTATTCACCCTGTATCGCCTGTTGCAGGAACTGCTGAATAACGTCAGTAAACACGCCGATGCCAGTGAAGTGACGATTGTCCTTCGCCAGCAGGAAAACCGGCTGCATCTGGAAGTCGCGGACAACGGCGGAGGTATCAGTCCGGAGAATGCGCCTGGTTTTGGGATTCAGGGGATGCGCGAGCGCGTCCACGCTCTCGGGGGCGAATTTACGCTGAGCTCCCACGCCGGTACGCGCGTAATTGTTAACCTGCCCACAATTTTGCAACAAACACTTCACTAA
- the mmuM gene encoding homocysteine S-methyltransferase, which translates to MSLNNPLTALLETQPFIVLDGAMATELEARGCNLADSLWSAKVLVENPDLIRDVHLDYFRAGAQVAITASYQATPAGFAARGLDEAQSRALIGKSVELARKAREAYLAENAHAGTLLVAGSVGPYGAYLADGSEYRGDYLRSAQEFTEFHRPRVEALLDAGADLLACETLPSFAEIKALAALLSEYPRARAWFSFTLRESEHLSDGTPLREVVAALADYPQIVALGINCIALENTTAALEHLHSLTALPLVVYPNSGEHYDAVTKTWHHHGEACETLSGYLPHWLAAGAKLIGGCCRTTPKDIAELNAQRR; encoded by the coding sequence ATGTCGCTGAATAATCCGCTTACCGCCCTCCTTGAAACACAGCCGTTTATCGTGCTGGACGGCGCAATGGCGACGGAGCTTGAAGCGCGCGGGTGTAACCTGGCCGACAGCCTATGGTCGGCAAAAGTGCTGGTCGAAAATCCGGATCTGATCCGTGACGTGCACCTCGACTATTTCCGCGCTGGCGCACAGGTGGCGATCACCGCCAGCTATCAGGCCACGCCTGCGGGCTTTGCCGCACGCGGTCTGGACGAGGCGCAGTCGCGGGCGCTGATTGGTAAAAGCGTGGAGCTGGCGCGTAAGGCACGCGAAGCCTATCTGGCTGAAAACGCGCACGCGGGCACGCTGCTGGTCGCCGGTTCTGTCGGGCCTTACGGCGCGTATCTGGCGGACGGGTCTGAGTATCGCGGGGATTACCTGCGCAGTGCGCAAGAATTTACTGAGTTTCACCGCCCGCGCGTAGAGGCGCTGCTGGATGCGGGGGCCGACTTACTGGCCTGCGAAACGCTGCCGTCATTTGCAGAGATCAAAGCCCTGGCTGCGTTGCTGAGTGAATATCCCCGTGCTCGCGCGTGGTTCTCGTTTACCCTGCGCGAAAGCGAGCACCTTAGCGACGGCACGCCACTGCGTGAAGTGGTTGCCGCTCTGGCGGATTATCCGCAAATTGTCGCGCTGGGCATCAACTGCATAGCGCTGGAAAACACCACCGCCGCGCTTGAGCATCTGCACAGCCTGACTGCGCTGCCGCTGGTGGTTTATCCGAATTCGGGCGAGCACTATGACGCCGTGACCAAAACCTGGCATCACCACGGCGAAGCCTGCGAAACGCTGTCGGGTTATCTACCGCATTGGCTGGCGGCAGGTGCGAAGCTGATTGGCGGATGCTGTCGCACCACACCGAAGGACATCGCGGAGCTGAACGCGCAGCGCAGATGA